Part of the Lutra lutra chromosome 4, mLutLut1.2, whole genome shotgun sequence genome is shown below.
CCCATCCCTGACCCAGGATCTCTGTTGATGGGAAAGAAGAAGGGCATGGACATGGGCAGGTAAAGAAGGGGCCCAGCACAGAAGCCTCAAGACAGACTCCCTCCACAGTGGCCCCACTTAGGCACTCACAGCCCAGGACAAACAACATTCCTGGGGATGGCAGGGCAGCCCCAGATGGGGATCGGACTGCTGCAAAGCTGCATGGGGATCCCCAGGAAATGCCTTCTGTGCCCCTCTATGTACTGTCATCCCTACCACAGCTCTACTCTCCTAACGCTAGCTCCACACACACTCCTGGACCTCTGCTACGTCCCCAGAGTCCTGAGCTCTGTGACCCAGGGGAGTAAAGAAACTAAGCTTCCTTCTGGCCCAGGAAAAGGACAGCCATGGACTGCTAGCTACAGAAGCCATTGGCTGAATCAGAGCCCAGCACACACTgaaccagctctgtgaccttcagCAAATGGTTTCTCCTCTCAGACTCAGTTTCCACACCAGTAAATAACAGGTGACAAGTCTTCCACCATGTAGGAATGTTGTAAAGAATAATTTTGCACCAAGTATGTAAGATCCTGAGCACATATCACGATATACCAAAGCCTCAATCAATGctacttattctttattttacaaagaggATGAAGAGAGCATCAAGTGAAAGGAGGGAAGACAGGAGAGATATAAATAGTACAAAGGATAAGGAAATCACCTCAAAGCGGGCCACAAACTCCTTCAGGTTCGGGAATGCATCCAGGCACTTGGGCTCGAACATACGCAGTATATCAAGCAGGTCATAAGCCAGGAAATCCACATAAGTGagctaaagaaaagcaaaggccAGTGAGCACCTAACCCTGAACCTGGGGAAAACCATAGCTTCCCACCGCCCCCCAAAGGCTTCCCCTTACCTTCTCCCCAGCAAACCAAGGCCTCGTCCCCAGAAACTGTGAGTAGAGCTTCATCTTGTCAGGGAGGCCCTCCAGGTACCCAGGCTTCAGTTTCTCCTGAGGCACAGAACAGCCATCACCACCCTCAGACTCCcatggcagagaggcaggtgtccCCGGGCTGTGCCTGACCCCCAGCTGCCAGAGGTGAGCGGCCCTAGCCCCCCTCTGGAGGAGGCATCATTGCCCAGGTGATGATTTCTCCAAGCTGTGTTCAGCAGATCCTACTGggtcccacctcccacctgtgGGAGGCTGTGGGAAGGCAGAGAACCCCACCTTGCTGTCCCTAGATCTGTCACCACTCATCTCCAAGAGCCAATGAAGTAATCAATTGAAATGGCCTGGGGAAACAAGTCCCCAGTTCTGCCTGCTGGGGGACAGATAGCAGCGGCCCTTGAGCAGTCCCTGGAAAGGTGTGGAgtttgagagacagaggagagggaggtacAAAGCCATATCTCCCTGCTCTGCTTGCTGGCCAGTTGTGCTCAGGCCTGGGGCTGTCAGGAAGACAGTGCTGAGCGAACAAAGTAAACACACCATCCAGGAACCGAATTTCCACCCTGGGCACTGACTCTATCCTAAGGTTAGTACCCTAAGGAACTGAGTCACAGTGTTCATCGCATGCCTTGAGATATGAGGGTCACTCTGGTGAAAGTATAGGGAGTGGCTTAGAAATCAGTCACTCCTCAGGGTTCACGGGACAATGAGACGCAGTGTAGATGGCACACAAGAGTCCAGCTGCCCTCAAAACCCTGTCCATCCCAGCTCCCAGGGACGGGACTCACAAAGTCAGGGTTGTAGCAGATCCTGGCAAAGTATATGCGGTTGTCCATAACCTCATTCTCCAAAATGTCCATGCGaatcttctcctcttctgtctccccacCTACAGCCCACACAACAGACTCTCACCCTCAGCATCCCACCCAGGCAGGCCCAGGGGCACCCCACCGCTCCCCGCATCCCGACCCCAGCCCACTCACATAGGTTGTGTTTGCGGGCAATGTAGCGAAGGATGGCGTTGCTCTGGGTGATCTTGTGAGCCCCATCAATTAAGTAGGGCAGCTATAAGGACAACACGGGCAGGTGGGCAGACCAGGGCTCCCCGGCACCCCCTCCCTTAAGAAAGGGGAGACACGAAACCTGGCACTCACACGGCCTGCCCCTGCTAGTTGCTTAATCAATCCATTGTAAAATGGAGGAATGAGCTGGAACAGAGAGCatgggggacaggcagggacaAGAACCAGGAAGCAGAGAAGCTAGCCGAAGCCGGCAAATCTGGTCACCTGGGAGCTGGGAAAGCAGGCAGTGTAGACACCCCTCTCACTTGTCCCCACATCGTCACCACCCCCTGCACCTACATTGGGGAAGTCCAGGCCCAGCTTGAATTTTTCATTCAGCCACTGGCTTCTGTCATAGTCCGGAGCTGTGGTGGAGAAGATGGAGTGAAGCCAACCACCCAGAGCCCACTCTCattgggcctggggagggggttgggggttgggggacgCCCATCAAGGATCAGTGGCCAAGCTCTCCAAGAGGGGGATCTGGAATCGGGAACACTAAGTCTCACAGTCCAGGTCTGGGGGCAAAGAACACTCATAATTCTGGAACCTGCAGGAATAGGTTTACAAAATGTTTATGCAAACCCTAGGGGGAACCCATCCCAAACCCCATACAGGGGGTCCAGCAATGCCCTCTCATGTCCTGCCTCCTAAGGCCAGCTGCACCTGGAAGGAGTTAGGGGAGGGCAGGCCCTGCTCCAGCTGGGGAGGGcggcagagggagctgcaggtgGCCAGGGCATGGGGTGCTGGGTACCAGATCAGCAGGAATAGGGCAAAAGTCAGACTGCGAGGTGGATGCTATTACCGTCCCCCATGGTGTACTTCTTCTCCTCATAGGGTGAGTCTGTGTACTCCAGGAGCAGGCGGATCGCGTGAGCAAGCTGCCAGAGACGCCCAGGGAGGAGGTCAAAGGAAGAAGTCCTGCATTGCTGCCTCCCGCTGCACCAGGTAACCTCACAGACCCAGCCCCCGCCACCCGTGGGCACGTGAGCGCGCGCGCAGGAAAGCGTCCACAGGCTGACAGATTGCTAGAAAGGACTGAGCTGCAGGGAGCTCCAAAGGGGCCTTCTGGTAGAAAGGGTCCTCAGGGCGCAGCACTTCTGCCCCGGTGCGCCTCCATCCCACCCAGCACGGCAGTCCCTTTGCTCACCCCGCGAATGTCCCAataacccaagatcatgaccatgGCGCTGGCTTTTGAGCTGAGTGTGAAGACTTCCCAGAGCTGCGCTCCCAATTTATCAGCAGAGGAAGGGTGGGCGGGGCCGAAAGGGACCGCCCCTATCTCGGCCCCGCCCCCACGACGCGTGGGAGGCCGGGCCGCCAGCGGGACGCACAGACCTACGGAGGCTCCCTCTCTCACAGCCGCTGGGGGCGGTGCCGCCTCTGAATGTCGCTGGCCTCTGGCGCCCTGGTTCCCCGCCTCCCCCTGGCTCACCGCGCAATCCAGAGCTCTCTTTCTAGTTCTGGAACCAGAGAGGGCGCTTGGAGATGCGCcgaagtcacacacacacacacaaaaacacaggtCTGCTCTTCCCCGCTAAACATCTCACCCCTTCGCCCTTGGTCGGCCCAGATCCTGCCAGCTCGGGGAGTCTGCCAAAGTTAAGGCCAAAGAGCTATATCCCTCAAATCCGGAGTTCAGGCCAGTCTGAAAATTGCTCCCAGGACGAGCCCCAGAGAACACACCATCGGTGGGTGGGAACTACCGCCCAGGACGAGGGCCAGAGAAAAGGAACCCTGGTCTCAGTGTTTCCTTCAGGGCCTGGGGAGCCCCAGCCCTTCAGTCCCCTGGCTGAGACCCCTGAGCTCAAGTAGAAATGAATCAATGACCCTTCGGACCCAAGTTGTGAATGGAAACCCAGCCAAGGGCAGGGTTAGGAGGTGCAGTCCCAGAAATGCCCTGCCAGTCAGCGAGATGTCCATACGTGGCCAGGACAGTGACACGGAGTTGACGGTGTCACACACAGAATGTGACTAAAAGAGGGAGGGGAGTCCTCTGCCTGGCCAGTCACCTGTCCTGCCACAGAGGGCAGACAGAGGGGGTGGCCTGCAGGAGGGTGGAGGTCTCCCCACAGGATCACAGTCCGGCTGGCCCCCAGCAGACCCTCAGTCCTCTAGTCCACACATTCTGGCCTGACCCAGGCTTCCCACCCATGTGTGCTTTTCTGTGGCTCAGGGAGGCTCAGGCAGCCTCTCAGGTTCTTCTGTGATCTGTGATCTGTGACAATATCCTACTGGCCAACTTTCTCCAAAGGCAGGAGACTATTTCAAACTAGGTGAGTGGGACAGAGCTTGGCCTGTGGCTCATTTCCCTTTGTATAGAGGGTATTGCA
Proteins encoded:
- the LOC125098068 gene encoding glutathione S-transferase Mu 1 — encoded protein: MVMILGYWDIRGLAHAIRLLLEYTDSPYEEKKYTMGDAPDYDRSQWLNEKFKLGLDFPNLPYLIDGAHKITQSNAILRYIARKHNLCGETEEEKIRMDILENEVMDNRIYFARICYNPDFEKLKPGYLEGLPDKMKLYSQFLGTRPWFAGEKLTYVDFLAYDLLDILRMFEPKCLDAFPNLKEFVARFEGLKKISAYMKSSRFLPGPLFLKLAVWGSK